From a single Nakaseomyces glabratus chromosome H, complete sequence genomic region:
- the RTT106 gene encoding Rtt106p (CAGL0H08041g~Ortholog(s) have double-stranded DNA binding, histone binding activity), producing MSSFDFLNELPKELQNKIRNITRALPSSLEVFQELYNYGLSHSDNIEKKRKVTSNGVIDEQNIIFSLKNVSVLSPIRKKLDLVLHLSSIDHKPQLSLVKNGVSEFSISNLKDNVKMGTFLPVPEKPNLLYLFVQLKKVNDKDQDPILLTMNKENVLTEFKSMGLIGQEVDDFNKCTEYIRKQAILTGFKIANPFNPSVEQPVPSFHVECHRGTKEGTLYFLPEIIIFGFKKPILVFESSNIESISYSSITRLTFNVTLIKKVDDGYGTKFEFSMIDQTEYSKIDDYVKLKQVKDESMSEELKAKTANKNKQQNNTSDQPSALQEATKQMETEGNINEIPFDSEDDEEADGNFEDNSDLSDGSEVEEEDNEEENEEDEEADGGDYAEEDFEEDEIIQEQANPAVNQLISKTTPINKNSSNAGLFDFPIETPSFDIPIELEDNEDDEEGSGVEYD from the coding sequence ATGAGCAGCTTCGATTTTCTAAATGAGCTTCCTAAAGAGCTTCAGAACAAAATAAGGAACATCACGAGGGCACTGCCGAGCTCATTGGAGGTGTTTCAGGAATTATACAATTATGGTCTGAGTCACAGTGATAATATAGAGAAAAAACGGAAGGTGACTAGCAATGGAGTTATCGATGAacaaaatatcatattCTCTTTGAAAAACGTCTCTGTACTATCGCCAATTAGGAAGAAGTTGGACCTAGTTTTACATTTGTCGAGCATTGATCATAAACCACAATTATCCTTAGTCAAAAATGGTGTATCAgagttttcaatttctaaTTTAAAAGACAATGTGAAGATGGGTACATTTTTACCTGTACCTGAAAAGCCAAATTTGCTATATCTTTTCGTTCAATTAAAGAAGGTCAACGACAAGGACCAAGATCCAATTTTACTAACCAtgaacaaagaaaatgtaTTAACTGAGTTTAAAAGTATGGGATTAATAGGGCAAGAAGTAGATGACTTCAACAAGTGCACTGAATATATCAGAAAGCAAGCTATTTTAACAGGATTCAAAATTGCCAATCCCTTCAACCCATCGGTAGAGCAGCCTGTACCATCATTCCATGTAGAGTGCCATAGGGGTACCAAGGAAGGTACTCTCTATTTTTTGCcagaaataataatttttggTTTTAAGAAACCTATTTTAGTATTCGAATCTTCAAACATTGAATCTATATCGTACTCTTCAATAACAAGATTGACTTTTAATGTTACTCTAATAAAAAAGGTTGACGATGGTTATGGtacaaaatttgaattctCGATGATTGATCAAACTGAATACTCTAAAATTGATGACTACGTTAAATTGAAACAAGTTAAGGATGAATCGATGAGCGAAGAATTAAAGGCTAAAACTGCgaacaaaaacaaacagCAGAACAATACATCCGATCAACCAAGCGCTTTACAAGAGGCAACTAAACAAATGGAGACAGAAGGCAACATTAACGAGATACCCTTTGActcagaagatgatgaagaagctgaCGGAAATTTCGAGGACAATAGCGACTTGTCCGACGGAAGTGAGGTAGAAGAGGAAGACAACGAAGAGGagaatgaagaagacgaagaaGCTGATGGTGGAGACTatgcagaagaagattttgaGGAGGATGAAATAATTCAAGAACAAGCAAATCCTGCTGTAAATCAACTTATATCTAAAACAACCCCGATAAATAAGAACAGTTCAAATGCTGGTTTATTCGATTTTCCTATTGAAACACCAAGCTTTGATATTCCTATAGAGCTTGAAGACAATGAAGACGACGAGGAAGGCTCTGGCGTTGAATATGACTAG
- the EXO1 gene encoding Rad2 family nuclease EXO1 (CAGL0H08085g~Ortholog(s) have 5'-3' exonuclease activity, 5'-flap endonuclease activity): MGIQGLLPQLKPIQNPVSLRRYEGQTLGIDGYAWLHRASCSCAYELAMGLPTEKYLKFFIKRFNMLKSFGVTPYLVFDGDSINVKQETNKKRREKRQENREIAMRLWQSGNKRNAMDYFQKCVDVTPEMVKCVIDYCKNNGIKYIVAPFEADPQMVYLEKKGLIQGIIAEDSDLLVFGCRRLVTKLNDFGECIEICRDSFGQLTSKFPIGQLSNEEIRMMVCLSGCDYTNGIPRIGLIKAIKLVMTHRNMDRILMSLQTEGKFSVPENFYDEYRYADYSFQFQRVFCPLSKQIVSLTEIPMGLQSDKILHSCIGKAICRLDGTKRYCLNDEIDHEIHGYLARGDLNPYDFTKRLVNREHKLQLQSKSDMSITYDPSNEQKSRKVLSIDTFFSSVPEIKGQGTSSNKQPVYEDFVEKKYTQLISNRKLGRKSDCNNKVTSKFFTSNQESNSRTAGLNGCNLNSIEQATEKIIISDNESETDLPESELPTQVEAQNTPTEFSLSIASSQSKSTSDGFNSFEVTSQRDEIGNTSEEHEDISELIDLSDNNDVDNSTNLVSGLRNIKTENSIPSLKLENVRRANPHKFDLSISSYEIKKPKTEILKPSRVLKPRNVNQKPSSGIIPNIIGDKHSRDRLKRDVGKQRVLASKAKALQTETSTRKTGNKLLQQYVYNPSK; the protein is encoded by the coding sequence ATGGGTATTCAAGGATTACTCCCACAATTGAAACCTATACAGAACCCCGTTTCGTTGAGGAGGTATGAAGGGCAGACATTGGGTATTGATGGATACGCATGGTTGCATCGCGCTTCGTGCTCATGTGCCTACGAATTGGCTATGGGGCTGCCGACAGAGAAATACTTGAAGTTTTTCATAAAGAGATTTAATATGTTAAAATCATTTGGCGTAACACCATATTTGGTATTTGATGGTGATTCTATAAATGTGAAGCAGGAAACGAACAAAAAGAGACGAGAGAAGAGGCAGGAGAATAGAGAAATAGCTATGCGCTTATGGCAGTCTGGGAACAAGCGAAATGCAATGGATTACTTTCAGAAATGTGTTGATGTAACGCCAGAAATGGTCAAATGTGTGATAGATTATTGTAAAAACAATGgtataaaatatattgtCGCCCCATTTGAAGCTGATCCACAGATGGTATATTTAGAGAAAAAAGGATTGATTCAAGGAATAATTGCAGAAGACTCAGATCTATTGGTTTTTGGATGTCGACGGTTGGTTACCAAGTTAAACGATTTTGGTGAGTGTATTGAAATTTGTAGAGACAGTTTTGGCCAATTGACATCCAAATTCCCCATTGGACAACTATctaatgaagaaataaGAATGATGGTATGTCTTTCAGGTTGTGATTATACCAATGGTATTCCCAGGATTGGTCTTATTAAAGCTATAAAATTGGTTATGACACATCGAAATATGGATAGAATTCTGATGTCATTGCAAACAGAAGGGAAATTTTCTGTACCTGAGAATTTCTATGATGAATATCGATATGCtgattattcttttcagtttcaaaGAGTGTTCTGTCCATTGAGCAAACAAATTGTATCTTTGACTGAGATACCAATGGGACTTCAGTCTGATAAAATACTTCACAGCTGCATTGGCAAGGCAATATGTAGGTTGGATGGTACTAAGAGATATTGTTTAAATGATGAAATAGACCACGAAATCCATGGTTACCTGGCTAGGGGTGACCTCAATCCATATGACTTCACTAAGAGGCTTGTTAATAGGGAGCATAAACTACAATTACAATCCAAGTCCGATATGAGCATCACTTATGATCCGAGTAACGAACAAAAGTCTAGGAAGGTGCTTTCTATTGACACTTTTTTCAGTAGTGTTCCAGAAATTAAAGGGCAAGGTACAAGCTCAAATAAACAACCAGTTTATGAGGATTttgttgaaaagaaatacacACAATTAATATCTAACAGAAAATTGGGTAGGAAGAGTGATTGCAATAATAAAGTAACTAGTAAATTTTTCACATCTAATCAAGAGTCAAATAGCAGAACTGCAGGGCTAAATGGATGTAACTTGAACTCGATCGAACAAGCCacagaaaaaataattatatcaGATAACGAAAGTGAAACAGATTTGCCTGAATCCGAATTACCGACTCAAGTGGAAGCGCAAAATACTCCGACCGAATTTTCCTTGTCAATTGCAAGCAGTCAAAGTAAAAGCACATCTGATGGCTTTAATTCATTTGAGGTGACTAGTCAAAGAGATGAAATCGGAAATACTAGTGAGGAACATGAAGATATATCAGAGCTTATTGACCTCTCAGATAATAATGATGTTGACAATTCCACAAATTTGGTATCAGGTTTgagaaatatcaaaacagaaaattcAATCCCTTCACtgaaattagaaaatgTAAGACGAGCCAACCCTCATAAATTTGATCTCTCAATAAGCTCATATGAAATAAAGAAACCTAAGACTGAAATTTTAAAACCTTCAAGGGTATTAAAGCCACGTAATGTGAACCAGAAACCAAGTTCTGGTATTATTCCTAATATTATTGGTGACAAGCATTCAAGAGACAGACTGAAAAGAGATGTTGGTAAACAGAGAGTTTTGGCCTCAAAAGCAAAGGCATTACAAACTGAAACCAGCACTAGAAAAACTGGAAACAAGTTGCTACAGCAATATGTTTATAATCcctcaaaataa
- the RIO2 gene encoding protein kinase RIO2 (CAGL0H08019g~Ortholog(s) have protein kinase activity and role in maturation of SSU-rRNA from tricistronic rRNA transcript (SSU-rRNA, 5.8S rRNA, LSU-rRNA), positive regulation of RNA import into nucleus): MKLDTSHMRYLTADDFKVLQAVEQGSRNHEIVPTQLIHQISKMRSISGTNRSISDLAKLKLISKVRNAKYDGYRLTYNGIDYLALRTLLNQEVVYSVGNTIGVGKESDIYQVSDRNGTAKVMKIHRLGRTSFHTVKNNRDYLRNSRQGTNWMHLSKLAASKEFEFMSMLYAKGFIVPQAYGCSRHVVVMDLIDGYPMRRLREHKNIPKLYSDLMTFIVKLANSGLIHCDFNEFNIMIKNDEAVTDEKDCGFVVIDFPQCISIQHKDAEFYFKRDVDCIRRFFKKKLKYDPQPEAGMLDTDGFGEGYKYAYPDFNRDVKRTDNLDELMQASGYSKKHPGDRYLEEAVESMRNAEYNSDDDIDVAEDRSEEESDSDYDYYYTEEDEESGEDSDGDSEEEENERIIEALSSGVGNLKMDKLGNYILED, from the coding sequence ATGAAGCTGGATACCTCGCATATGCGGTACTTGACCGCGGATGATTTCAAAGTGCTGCAGGCCGTTGAGCAAGGGTCGCGGAACCACGAGATTGTTCCTACGCAGCTGATCCACCAAATCTCGAAGATGCGTTCCATATCCGGTACCAACAGGTCTATCAGTGATCTGGCGAAACTGAAGCTGATCTCGAAAGTGCGTAATGCGAAGTATGACGGTTACAGACTGACTTACAACGGTATCGACTACCTGGCGCTGAGGACGCTGCTTAATCAGGAAGTGGTGTACAGTGTGGGTAACACCATCGGTGTCGGTAAGGAGTCCGATATCTACCAGGTGAGTGATAGAAACGGTACCGCAAAAGTTATGAAAATACACAGACTGGGTAGAACCTCGTTTCATACAGTGAAAAACAACAGAGACTACCTGAGAAACAGCAGGCAAGGTACAAACTGGATGCACCTCTCTAAGTTGGCCGCTAGTAAAGAATTTGAGTTTATGTCTATGCTTTACGCTAAGGGCTTCATTGTCCCACAGGCGTATGGTTGTTCTAGACATGTGGTGGTCATGGATTTAATCGATGGTTATCCGATGAGAAGACTAAGAGAACATAAAAATATTCCAAAGCTGTACAGCGACCTAATGACGTTCATTGTCAAGCTGGCAAATAGCGGGTTAATTCATTGTGATTTCAACGAGTTCAACATTATGATCAAAAACGATGAAGCCGTCACAGATGAAAAGGACTGTGGCTTTGTAGTTATTGATTTCCCACAATGTATTTCCATACAGCATAAGGACGCTGAGTTCTATTTCAAAAGAGATGTTGACTGTATAAGAAGgtttttcaagaagaaattaaagTATGATCCACAGCCTGAAGCTGGTATGTTGGATACCGACGGTTTCGGTGAAGGATACAAATATGCATACCCAGATTTCAACCGTGATGTCAAGAGAACTGATAATCTAGATGAACTAATGCAAGCATCAGGATACAGTAAAAAACACCCCGGTGATAGATACCTAGAAGAAGCTGTTGAGAGCATGAGAAATGCGGAATACAACTCcgatgatgatattgatgtaGCAGAAGATCGGAGTGAGGAAGAAAGTGATTCGGATTATGACTATTATTATACAGAAGAGGATGAAGAGAGTGGTGAAGATAGTGATGGAGATAgtgaggaagaagaaaatgaacGAATTATTGAAGCTTTGTCCTCAGGAGTTGGCAACTTAAAAATGGACAAGTTGGGTAATTATATACTGGAAGATTAA
- the HMS1 gene encoding Hms1p (CAGL0H08107g~Ortholog(s) have DNA binding transcription factor activity, double-stranded DNA binding activity), giving the protein MKFHKQIKSILSTQENFDNIQLFSSQEAVNQMNMVIPLFPDQSDELRSGNGDSEQNWRNQGDVHIDHSVPCSLNEDWIDCKSDGESQQSVSSFGNTCTTGSEPKHFESATSSMQTSSQFMNEKHSFIDEQPFPSFTEPADIESRMEKAFDSLISENVLTITDEKRGKNTSTQCVSTKESVIDKNQHIPFCVSRTMGKNKNGLMGANMHVLDVRNDKYCKKNTKTQTPKGSKRALHSIVEKKYRTNINERLAELKNTVPTIRYTYKKLCNIPLTEADHRQLNGMEPARKLNKASILHKATEYIKFLENENSDLKAENARLQNIINLSFNLQQRITPLNM; this is encoded by the coding sequence ATGAAGTTCCataaacaaataaaatctATTCTTTCTACCCAAGagaattttgataatatacAACTATTTAGTAGTCAGGAGGCTGTCAATCAAATGAACATGGTCATTCCGTTGTTTCCAGACCAATCTGATGAACTTCGGTCTGGAAATGGAGATAGTGAGCAGAATTGGAGAAATCAAGGTGATGTTCATATCGATCATTCAGTACCGTGCAGTTTAAATGAAGATTGGATTGATTGTAAATCGGATGGTGAATCTCAGCAGTCTGTCTCGTCATTTGGTAATACATGCACTACTGGATCTGAGCCAAAGCATTTCGAATCCGCAACGAGTTCAATGCAGACGTCGTCCCAGTTTATGAATGAGAAACACAGTTTCATTGATGAGCAACCATTTCCTAGCTTTACAGAGCCTGCAGATATTGAAAGTCGTATGGAAAAGGCTTTTGATTCTCTAATTTCAGAAAATGTTCTAACTATCACTGATGAAAAGAGAGGTAAAAACACATCGACACAATGTGTTTCAACAAAGGAAAGCGTTATTGATAAGAATCAGCACATACCATTTTGTGTTTCAAGAACTATGGGTAAAAATAAGAATGGTTTGATGGGTGCTAATATGCATGTTCTCGATGTAAGAAATGACAAATActgtaaaaaaaatacaaaaactcAGACGCCAAAAGGTAGTAAGAGAGCACTCCATAGTAttgttgaaaagaaatacagAACAAACATTAATGAGAGGTTAGCTGAACTTAAAAATACTGTTCCAACAATCCGTTATACCTATAAAAAGCTATGCAATATACCTTTGACAGAAGCAGATCATCGGCAATTAAATGGTATGGAACCAGCTAGAAAACTTAATAAAGCATCAATCTTGCACAAAGCTACAGAGtatatcaaatttcttgaaaatgaaaactcTGATCTGAAAGCTGAAAATGCAAGATTGCAAAACATCATAAACTTGTCCTTTAACCTACAACAAAGAATTACGCCACTGAATATGTAA
- the DFG16 gene encoding Dfg16p (CAGL0H08129g~Ortholog(s) have role in cellular response to pH, filamentous growth of a population of unicellular organisms in response to pH, pathogenesis, protein processing, pseudohyphal growth, regulation of intracellular pH): MPNFNDSSYGYLKSNNYGKDLNNNLWKLSGILNSTIFETINSTNQLLHDKAYSCVANLFSGGIVSSADNDLNSGALNYTAKSPLVFIHCSNNTNDKNSVILENIMQNAVRNISDLMTYEGLGSGTVLAKTDKFYLGMLLICFGQISICIAYWMLFTVVVLLPADDHNRQNKLVLIFVLFSAITEAIILNRTVINVIQPQYYNNYQRSEEYESIIINSNLVKSCDLIYSVFTHFNWLLIIIYMYPTVSLKWVEHVKKLPNGVRHFKHYHICLAIILMLIDDILFCLLLWTNTKPSIHVAFKSFEIIIYTIFCLLLVYFVWSNFAFVLRPKVQKGGCDIDTSETSSKFTTTNETCDNCEKASYSFANKSQNIFVVVMKKGLRLVFYLFNGFFNYFKWSYYHLKVLWKDYQDILPLLAYNIVLFGLSYWATIFFTMGEYYHRRWAYNIVYFLRALITVNVWALIGVLEKKKIIASRKTVLGRQIRTNSFNENRDITTLGDHFISREDNNINSGGLISDFYIDKASPRVSPQRNSGEIYESSSANKITPHLNTAKYLLRAYPGARRKKKL; the protein is encoded by the coding sequence ATGCCGAACTTTAACGACTCGAGCTATGGTTACCTAAAATCCAATAATTATGGGAAAGAccttaataataatttatgGAAATTAAGCGGGATACTTAACTCTACAATTTTTGAGACAATCAATAGTACAAATCAACTATTGCATGATAAAGCATACTCATGCGTTGCTAACCTCTTCTCTGGAGGAATTGTATCTTCAGCTGATAATGATCTAAACTCTGGAGCTCTGAATTATACCGCTAAATCACCTCTGGTTTTTATCCATTGTTCtaataatacaaatgataaaaattcTGTGATTCTTGAAAATATCATGCAAAATGCTGTTCGAAATATAAGTGATTTAATGACTTATGAAGGATTAGGTAGTGGTACTGTACTTGCGAAAACAGACAAATTTTATCTCGGTATGTTATTGATATGCTTTGGccaaatttcaatttgcATAGCATATTGGATGCTCTTTACAGTCGTCGTATTACTACCGGCTGATGATCACAACAGACAAAATAAACTCGTTCTTATATTCGTTCTTTTTTCGGCAATAACTGAAGCAATTATATTAAATAGGACGGTCATTAATGTCATCCAACCCCAATACTACAACAACTATCAAAGATCTGAAGAGTACGAGAGTATCATCATAAACTCGAATCTAGTAAAGAGCTGTGATTTGATATATAGTGTATTCACACACTTTAATTGGCTGCTCATTATAATATACATGTATCCAACCGTTTCTTTGAAGTGGGTTGAACATGTTAAGAAGCTTCCCAATGGTGTCAGGCACTTCAAACACTATCATATTTGCCTAGCTATCATCCTAATGTTGattgatgatattttgttttgtctTCTACTGTGGACCAACACTAAACCCTCAATTCATGTTGCATTCAAATCATTTGAAATTATAATTTACACAATCTTTTGTTTATTGCTAGTGTATTTTGTTTGGTCAAATTTTGCATTCGTTCTTAGACCTAAGGTACAGAAGGGCGGTTGCGATATCGACACTTCTGAAACTTCATCTAAATTTACCACCACAAATGAAACTTGTGATAATTGCGAGAAGGCTAGTTACTCTTTTGCTAATAAGTCTCAAAATATATTCGTTGTAGTAATGAAAAAAGGTCTAAGGCTagtattttatcttttcaaTGGTTTTTTCAACTACTTTAAATGGTCTTACTATCATTTGAAAGTATTATGGAAGGACTACCAAGATATTTTGCCGCTATTAGCTTACAATATCGTATTATTTGGTCTATCCTACTGGGccacaattttttttacaatGGGCGAATACTATCATAGAAGATGGGCTTACAAcattgtttattttttgagGGCTTTGATTACTGTTAATGTATGGGCTTTAATTGGAGTGCtggaaaagaagaaaattattGCTTCGCGAAAAACTGTTCTGGGAAGGCAGATAAGAACAAACTcatttaatgaaaatagaGATATTACTACTTTAGGAGATCATTTCATCTCTAGagaagataataatattaactCTGGTGGCCTGATCTCTGATTTTTACATTGACAAGGCATCACCTCGTGTGAGCCCTCAAAGAAATTCAGGTGAAATTTATGAGAGCTCCTCTGCTAACAAAATCACACCACATTTGAATACGGCGAAGTATTTGTTGAGAGCGTACCCAGGTGCCCGAAGGAAAAAGAAGCTCTAG
- the SPS19 gene encoding 2,4-dienoyl-CoA reductase (NADPH) (CAGL0H08063g~Ortholog(s) have 2,4-dienoyl-CoA reductase (NADPH) activity, role in ascospore formation, fatty acid catabolic process and cytosol, nucleus, peroxisomal matrix localization), with protein sequence MVNTLDKTFLEKSSWKPDLFKGKVGFVTGGAGTICRVQVEALVLLGCKVAIIGRDHEKTERVAKEISSLVDNPDAVLPISKVDVREVKQLESAVKRTVDRYGRIDYVIAGAAGNFICDFNHLSANAFKSVVSIDLLGSFNTAKATMPELIKSRGSILFVSATFHYYGVPFQSHVGAAKAGIDALSNALAVEMGPFGVRSNCIAPGAIQGTEGFDRLIGDASKKKTTSKIPLQRLGTTEDIAQATVYLFSPAASYVSGTIQIVDGAMWHIGTHFAHELYPDLLFKDPKAKL encoded by the coding sequence ATGGTGAACACACTAGACAAGACATTCCTTGAAAAAAGTTCATGGAAGCCTGATTTATTCAAGGGGAAAGTGGGATTTGTGACTGGCGGTGCTGGGACTATCTGTCGAGTACAAGTTGAAGCATTGGTCTTGCTTGGCTGTAAAGTAGCCATCATTGGCCGTGATCACGAGAAAACAGAGAGAGTTGCCAAAGAGATATCTAGTTTGGTTGACAACCCTGATGCTGTATTGCCTATTTCCAAAGTTGATGTAAGAGAGGTTAAACAGTTAGAAAGTGCAGTAAAGAGGACAGTTGACAGGTATGGGAGGATTGATTATGTTATTGCAGGGGCAGCCGGAAACTTCATATGCGATTTTAATCACTTGTCGGCAAATGCATTCAAATCTGTTGTTAGTATCGATTTGTTAGGAAGTTTTAATACTGCAAAGGCTACTATGCCAGAACTTATCAAAAGTAGAGGTTCGATTTTATTCGTATCCGCAACGTTCCATTATTACGGGGTACCATTCCAATCGCACGTAGGAGCAGCGAAGGCGGGTATTGATGCTCTCTCTAATGCTTTAGCAGTAGAAATGGGTCCATTTGGTGTGAGATCAAATTGTATAGCACCAGGGGCAATCCAAGGTACAGAAGGTTTCGATAGACTAATTGGTGACGCCAGTAAGAAGAAAACTACTAGTAAAATTCCATTGCAAAGGTTAGGAACAACCGAAGATATTGCCCAGGCAACAGTATACTTATTCTCTCCAGCAGCTTCATATGTCAGCGGTACAATTCAAATTGTTGACGGAGCGATGTGGCACATAGGAACTCATTTTGCACATGAATTATACCCTGACCTTCTATTTAAAGATCCAAAGGCCAAGTTATGA